A stretch of the Amia ocellicauda isolate fAmiCal2 chromosome 10, fAmiCal2.hap1, whole genome shotgun sequence genome encodes the following:
- the tspan13a gene encoding tetraspanin-13a, whose protein sequence is MVCGGFTCSKNSLCALNILYVMVSLLMIGIAAWGKWFGLVSSFQVVGGVIGVGIFLFFVALVGLIGAMKHHQVLLFFYMIILFMVFVVQFSVSCACLALNKEQQDHLLEVGWNNSQITQMDVEKSLNCCGFSTFNNNQTCSALCFQNNSCPTCASKIQEHAGEVLRFVGGIGLFFSFTEILGVWLTYRYRNQKDPRANPSAFL, encoded by the exons ATGGTGAGCTTACTGATGATTGGGATTGCGGCCTGGGGGAAGTGGTTTGGCCTGGTCTCAAGTTTCCAGGTGGTTGGAGGAGTCATAGGAGTCGGGATCTTTCTCTTCTTTGTGGCCCTTGTTGGTTTGATTGGTGCCATGAAACATCAtcaagtgttgttgtttttt TACATGATCATTCTCTTCATGGTGTTCGTGGTTCAGTTTTCAGTGTCTTGCGCTTGCCTTGCACTTAATAAAGAACAGCAG GATCACCTCTTAGAAGTAGGGTGGAACAATTCTCAAATCACACAAATGGATGTCGAAAAAAGTCTGAATTGCTGTGGGTTTTCAACTTTCAACAATAACCAGACCTGTTCTGCT ctctgctttcaaaacaattccTGCCCGACTTGTGCATCTAAAATCCAGGAGCATGCAGGCGAGGTGCTGAGATTCGTTGGGGGGATCGGCCTGTTCTTCAGTTTCACTGAG attttgggAGTGTGGCTCACATATAGGTACAGGAATCAGAAGGATCCGCGAGCAAACCCGAGCGCTtttctgtga
- the LOC136760247 gene encoding anterior gradient protein 2 homolog, with the protein MAKGLCSVVVVLVAISSCFGKPDKAVSQKPKKLPQTLSRGWGDELTWVQTYEEALFRSKSNNKPLMVIHHLEDCPHSLALKKAFSTNKEIQKLADEDFILINLVYETTDKHLSPDGQYVPRVIFVDPSLTVRADITGRYANRLYAYEPSDIDLLHSNMIKAKKLLKTEL; encoded by the exons ATGGCAAAAGGCTTGTGTTCTGTGGTTGTGGTATTGGTGGCCATCTCCTCATGTTTTGGAAAACCTGATAAAGCTGTGAGTCAAAAACCCAAGAAACTTCCACAGACTCTGTCCAGAG GATGGGGTGATGAGCTAACTTGGGTCCAGACTTACGAGGAAGCTTTGTTCAGATCCAAATCAAA CAACAAACCCCTGATGGTCATCCATCACCTGGAAGATTGTCCACACAGTCTTG ctCTGAAAAAAGCATTTTCTACCAACAAGGAAATTCAGAAGTTGGCCGATGAGGACTTCATCCTGATTAACCTCGTG TATGAAACTACAGATAAGCATCTGTCTCCCGATGGTCAGTATGTGCCCAGAGTTATTTTTGTAG ATCCCTCTCTGACAGTCAGGGCTGACATCACTGGGAGATATGCAAACCGCCTGTACGCTTACGAGCCCTCAGACATCGACCTGT TGCATAGCAACATGATTAAAGCCAAGAAGCTGCTGAAGACCGAACTGTAA